tcctctctcctctcagataACACAACATTAACGATATAAGAAATTGCATAGACCTATTAGATTTTCCATTCCCTTTATCTAGTCGATATTTAGCACTATTTGCTCCAACTTCCTCTGgcgttctccctcctctccagatgACTTCTCTCCAGATGAAGACGTCTCCAACTGTGTGCTGGTCCCCAGAGgctgttctccaaggaacatctCCACCTCCGTCTCCCCCTCCTGCAGCATTCCCATCCCACTGTCCTCTGCTTCTGGCTCCAGGTGCAGCCCCCAAGGCTCCCTGGTGTTCTCTGATGCCTCCTCTCGCCCCCCACTGCCGTGTGGAAGTGTCATCCGCCGGCGGCTGCCCTCGATGCAGGGAGGCGATGTGGGCATGTGTTCATCCCCGGTTACCCTGCGCATGTCACACTCTCACAGAAACAGTGCCGTCTCGATGCTCTCCACTTCGCCCGGCTCAGAAACCAGTTACATAATGGGCAGGTCAGACCCCTTCACACTCTGTCAATACATGCTTTTGGAAATTACTTTAATATCTTAGTTTTATGCAAAGATAATGGCAAGTTAGACCAGTCTTGACTCCATAGAGCAGCACTAACTGGTGTTGTCACAGCTTGACACTTGAAAGTTCTACCAATCCCCTGTCTGGACTCAACAGTGCCGTAAACATCTTCTCTTCAACTCATCTCTCTTCCACAGCTATCAGTCATTGCTCAGTGACAGTGAAGGCGACAGCCCcgagtctctcctcctctaccgcACATCCAGCTCCTTCAGCGACGTGTCCAGGTCCTCGACCAGGCCATTCACCAACAAGCCTTTGCCGACCGGCCCATCACCACTCTGCCACTTCCAGGGGATCCACAGCAGCCCTCACAGCAGCCCTGCCTCCCTGGCCGGTTCACTGACAGACATCCCTGTGGTGTTGGTCAACGGAGCTCCAGAGCGGGAGCTCAGCCCCCAGTCACCTCCAGAGGCAATGGTCCCAGACGTAAAGATCAAGCAGAGGCCCAGCTCCAGGCCATCCTCGCCATCTCCCTCTCACTGTGAGTCCTGATGATGATGATCCTCGTTAATCTGTTTAAAATCTAAAATCTCTGTCCAGTGCCCTCTGCTGGGAAAAGGTTTGTGCGTATTCAATAATAAAATAATGTGCATTTAATTTTCATGGTCCCTTAGCTTTCCAAGGCAATCAGCACTCGATGAAGTTTGTCATGGACACTTCTCAGTTTTGGTTCCGCCCACACATCAACAGAGTTCAGGGTAAGCATTTTGAGAAGAAATGGAGAGCCAATATATTTTGCCACAACTGTATGTACGTTGTTGCATTTGATGTCCTATATTAAGTTAAAGACGCAAAGCAAATGTATGTCCGATATTAAGTTAAAGACAAAAAACAAATGTATGTTTAAATTGAAAACCAAAACTTATCTTAGACTAAAATGAATGATTTTATTAATACTTTATTATACTTTATTTATTAATATTTTATTAATACTCGGTCAACAGTGACAAACAATGGTGACTCTATGGGGATACCCCTGCACTGTCTAAGCTGTATCTGTGGTACCTGTGTGATTGTAGCTGAGGCCATAGTGATAGATAAGGAGCCGGGGACCTTCGTGGTGAGAGACAGCACGTCCTTCAGAGGCTCCTTCGGGCTGGCTATGAAGGTGGACCAGGTGCCCATCAATATATCCCCTACTGGCCAACCAGGTAAACAATCCTGAAGTCTTTCTCCCCGTTCAACACTGCTGCTCagaataaccacacacacacaccacattacaCAGTCCTATAAACAGAGTATACTCAACTAAAGCACACGATCAATACCAATGTGTCTTGAAAAGACCTGATAGGACTTACCTAACTCTCTCTGCTGCTGACTTGAGTgggcatgtctgtctgtgtttatcCTGAAATCTGTGGTGCAACCGGAGGCTGCTCATTACTCATAATATCTACCTCTGTGGCAGTGCAAACACTCCATAGCATTTAATTACCAGAATGTTATTATAGTGTTTAAATCCTGGCTTCTTATATCAACAGTAACTATTATCAATATTATACTATTATCACAACACCACATCATCAACAATACCAGTCACAGTAGAATCAAAGGCATCTGTCCATATGTTATGTCATATCTCATATCAGATTCATTTACAGTAAATACTATACTGCATATCTGCCTTGTCTCTTTTCCTGACTCTTGGCTTCTTTATTGTAGCGGAAGGCAGCTCAGAGCTCGTGAGGCACTTTCTCATTGAATCGTCGGCCAAGGGCGTCCGTATCAAGGGCTCCTCACAGGAACCATACTTTGGTAAGAAGTAGGCTACGTCAACTTTGTTTATTCATAGTGTAACAATCTATCAATCCCATACTTCTTTGTTTACCATGAATGA
This sequence is a window from Oncorhynchus kisutch isolate 150728-3 linkage group LG1, Okis_V2, whole genome shotgun sequence. Protein-coding genes within it:
- the LOC109889180 gene encoding tensin-4-like: MPIAGAMSHIIPNHILRVGQSTCLDSAHEAALGCSPSAMMDPNGSCSEQDDLDISLNNLNQLILELDPTFEPIHFNKRSQSSSLHTDDFSPDEDVSNCVLVPRGCSPRNISTSVSPSCSIPIPLSSASGSRCSPQGSLVFSDASSRPPLPCGSVIRRRLPSMQGGDVGMCSSPVTLRMSHSHRNSAVSMLSTSPGSETSYIMGSYQSLLSDSEGDSPESLLLYRTSSSFSDVSRSSTRPFTNKPLPTGPSPLCHFQGIHSSPHSSPASLAGSLTDIPVVLVNGAPERELSPQSPPEAMVPDVKIKQRPSSRPSSPSPSHSFQGNQHSMKFVMDTSQFWFRPHINRVQAEAIVIDKEPGTFVVRDSTSFRGSFGLAMKVDQVPINISPTGQPAEGSSELVRHFLIESSAKGVRIKGSSQEPYFGSLSALVFQHTITAYALPCKLLLQSHDLNKGQEGTTDRSAPEDKTKTACNFLYLSAIPTEMLTGPCAVQKAVSSTFTMDQGTITPTIVNLKVSPKGVTLTDIQRKLFFRRHYPAHLLSYSGEDPDKRLWHKSSKPARIFGIVAKGTEAGMENVCHVFAEYDPLQPCNPTIELTQGIIFKP